One genomic window of Elaeis guineensis isolate ETL-2024a chromosome 2, EG11, whole genome shotgun sequence includes the following:
- the LOC105049072 gene encoding uncharacterized protein, which yields MSGENRELYHHGHHFLRDRGDLQFHDDLSSFIPQRPSGATLHDLQGLDLQTASQFMSFNDCLHGSSDYGLLAKAFDMLYSSPELFCPRDVGPVKQELVVDTNIGANLNVSTGGGGGGGGGGTTPATPNSSVSLSSTEAAGEEDSGRCKKDQQKVEEEEKQQTKEGEDGGDKSKKVNKPRKKGEKRQRAPRFAFMTRSEVDHLEDGYRWRKYGQKAVKNSPYPRSYYRCTTQKCSVKKRVERSYQDPTVVITTYEGQHTHQSPATIRGSTHMLAPPPTVPTSFRQDLLVHQMPQLNAGSQQVQGDANPNMYLPTLPAHLQQLQFPDYGLLQDMVPSFIHNKQP from the exons ATGTCTGGGGAGAATAGAGAGCTCTACCACCATGGCCACCACTTCCTCCGAGATCGCGGCGATCTCCAGTTCCACGACGATCTCTCCTCGTTCATCCCCCAGAGGCCCAGCGGCGCCACCCTGCATGACTTGCAAGGCCTCGATCTGCAAACAGCCTCGCAGTTCATGAGCTTCAACGACTGCCTGCATGGCTCATCGGATTATGGGTTGCTTGCCAAGGCCTTTGATATGTTGTACTCTTCTCCCGAGCTATTCTGTCCCCGCGATGTGGGGCCGGTGAAGCAAGAATTGGTGGTGGATACCAATATTGGTGCCAATCTGAACGTTTCTACCGgtggtggcggcggcggcggcggtggcggcaCGACGCCGGCTACTCCCAACTCTTCGGTCTCTTTGTCATCCACCGAGGCGGCAGGCGAGGAGGACTCAGGGAGGTGCAAGAAGGATCAGCAgaaggtggaggaggaggagaagcagcaGACTAAAGAGGGTGAGGATGGGGGTGACAAGTCTAAGAAAGT GAACAAACcaaggaagaaaggagagaagagacaAAGGGCGCCACGCTTCGCCTTCATGACCAGAAGTGAAGTTGATCATCTTGAAGACGGATATCGGTGGAGAAAGTATGGCCAGAAGGCAGTCAAGAACAGCCCTTATCCAAG GAGCTATTATCGGTGCACGACACAGAAGTGCTCGGTGAAGAAGAGGGTGGAGAGATCATATCAAGATCCCACAGTTGTGATCACAACATACGAAGGACAGCATACCCATCAAAGCCCTGCAACCATTCGGGGGAGCACCCACATGTTAGCACCTCCACCAACGGTGCCGACGAGCTTCCGCCAAGACCTTCTGGTGCACCAAATGCCTCAACTTAATGCTGGTAGCCAGCAAGTGCAAGGGGACGCGAACCCTAACATGTACCTGCCAACCCTACCCGCTCATCTTCAGCAGCTACAGTTCCCCGACTACGGTCTCTTGCAAGACATGGTTCCATCCTTCATCCACAACAAGCAGCCATGA